In a single window of the Leptospira johnsonii genome:
- a CDS encoding adenylate/guanylate cyclase domain-containing protein: MSDSKPAQKFTLLDIIFGVTTSLGILAHFYYAFFSEADYSLQLLLLGALFLYSSSYFFYKMISKVAKNPQFVGSLWLAILASLVWFDLYVAFTPVSELEENSISWRFNVLRNQTDARVEKESDKGDLEQIQLKPPEKARRDINIIGITTKTLDQLGGVWPLPWKYYAKIIDKFASSTNHLMFDVFFLDYKPGQTDEMAKALSGNPRVMFDYPMETSLESKSTIINLEKRTEILRKFKLENVKDEQTGLSWLKFPQSPIEPVAEKSSGLGFANIKKDESGLNRKMPIVAKILGSGPGREDEYYPSIDLVIACNYYGVNIQKDVEVVMGEYVKIKNIPQKNISYFDRKTLKMVTEDIMAKPNSTREVTIPIDEYGQMEINFPGGLYSYNTTEFFEVSEGWDNETATQVNNNIFLVAMFYATGRGAAKDTHLSPFGDMSGIEHHAHAINTILNQDFLWDMPLAGNFLIFFSMAFIVGLILPRMKTSWGFLFIIGIALLYSVVTLFNFSEFNIVHVFPSVIVEQFFIFVGIIVYKILTEEENVKYIRTTFSKFVSKDVVDELLKNPENLNLGGSKKDITIFFSDIRGFTTMSEKMGPEELVQFLNQYLSEMTEIIIEFKGTIDKYMGDAIMAFWGAPVPLEDHAYYACAASIAQMRRLAVLKEEWKARDLPVMDIGIGLNSGPAVVGNMGSSHRMDYTCMGDTINLGSRLEGSNKEYATNIIISEYTYEKVKDRVIARELDLVKVKGKTKPVRIYELIDLVNEEDLKLLRRPLHSVEQS, from the coding sequence ATGAGCGATTCCAAACCAGCCCAGAAATTTACCTTATTGGATATTATTTTCGGGGTTACAACGTCCCTCGGAATACTGGCACATTTTTATTACGCGTTTTTTTCCGAAGCGGATTATTCACTTCAACTTCTGCTATTAGGTGCGCTTTTCCTATATTCTTCTTCTTACTTCTTCTATAAGATGATTAGCAAGGTTGCCAAGAATCCTCAGTTTGTAGGAAGTCTTTGGTTAGCAATCCTTGCATCCTTAGTCTGGTTCGATCTATATGTTGCATTCACTCCAGTTTCCGAGTTGGAAGAAAATTCAATCTCTTGGAGATTTAATGTTCTTCGTAACCAAACTGACGCAAGAGTAGAGAAGGAATCCGACAAGGGAGATTTGGAACAGATCCAATTGAAACCTCCTGAAAAAGCAAGAAGGGACATCAATATCATCGGGATCACCACCAAAACATTGGATCAACTGGGCGGGGTATGGCCTCTTCCTTGGAAATATTACGCAAAGATAATAGATAAATTCGCGAGTTCTACCAACCATCTCATGTTCGACGTTTTCTTCCTGGACTATAAGCCAGGGCAAACTGACGAAATGGCTAAAGCTCTTTCCGGAAACCCGCGGGTAATGTTTGACTATCCGATGGAAACCAGTTTGGAATCCAAGAGCACAATTATTAATTTAGAGAAGAGGACCGAAATACTTCGCAAATTCAAATTGGAGAATGTAAAGGACGAACAAACAGGCCTTTCCTGGTTGAAATTCCCACAATCTCCGATCGAGCCTGTCGCCGAAAAATCTTCCGGTTTAGGTTTTGCGAATATCAAAAAAGATGAATCCGGTCTAAACCGTAAAATGCCGATCGTCGCCAAGATCCTAGGTTCAGGCCCTGGAAGAGAAGACGAGTATTATCCTTCTATCGACTTAGTCATCGCTTGTAACTATTACGGGGTGAATATACAAAAAGACGTAGAAGTGGTCATGGGCGAATACGTGAAGATCAAAAATATTCCTCAAAAGAATATCAGCTATTTCGACCGTAAGACCTTAAAAATGGTCACCGAAGACATTATGGCTAAGCCGAATTCTACTCGAGAGGTTACTATTCCTATAGACGAGTATGGCCAGATGGAGATCAATTTCCCGGGAGGATTATATTCTTATAATACTACCGAGTTCTTCGAAGTATCCGAAGGTTGGGACAATGAGACTGCCACTCAGGTGAATAATAATATTTTCCTCGTGGCGATGTTTTACGCTACAGGAAGAGGGGCCGCAAAAGATACTCACTTGTCTCCATTCGGAGATATGTCCGGAATTGAGCACCACGCCCATGCGATCAATACCATCCTGAACCAAGACTTTCTCTGGGATATGCCGCTGGCTGGGAATTTCCTGATCTTCTTCTCCATGGCGTTTATCGTGGGACTCATCCTGCCAAGAATGAAAACCTCTTGGGGATTTTTATTCATCATTGGAATAGCACTTTTATACAGCGTTGTCACATTATTCAATTTCTCAGAATTTAATATCGTTCACGTATTCCCATCAGTGATCGTAGAACAGTTCTTCATTTTTGTGGGGATCATCGTCTATAAGATCTTAACGGAAGAAGAGAACGTAAAATATATTCGCACTACATTCTCCAAATTCGTTTCAAAAGACGTTGTGGATGAGCTTCTCAAGAATCCGGAAAATCTGAACTTAGGGGGATCCAAGAAAGACATTACCATTTTCTTCTCGGATATCCGCGGATTTACCACCATGTCCGAAAAAATGGGTCCGGAAGAACTGGTCCAGTTCCTGAACCAGTACCTTTCGGAAATGACCGAGATCATTATCGAGTTCAAGGGAACGATTGATAAATACATGGGGGATGCGATCATGGCTTTCTGGGGGGCTCCGGTTCCCCTAGAAGACCATGCTTACTATGCTTGCGCGGCTTCCATCGCACAGATGAGAAGGCTCGCAGTCCTGAAGGAAGAATGGAAAGCAAGGGACCTTCCTGTGATGGACATTGGTATCGGATTAAATTCCGGGCCGGCTGTCGTGGGGAATATGGGAAGTTCTCACCGGATGGACTATACTTGTATGGGAGATACCATTAACCTGGGATCTCGTCTGGAAGGATCCAACAAGGAATATGCCACAAATATTATTATTTCGGAATATACATACGAAAAGGTCAAGGACCGTGTAATTGCCAGAGAACTAGATCTAGTAAAGGTAAAGGGTAAAACCAAACCTGTTCGGATCTACGAACTGATCGACTTAGTGAACGAAGAAGACTTAAAACTTCTGAGGAGACCTTTGCATTCGGTAGAGCAGTCCTGA
- a CDS encoding tetratricopeptide repeat protein yields MENLTPEDKLEASKFFYRTGDLDRAEFLLKSSLEDSESHETYFFLGLIENQRSNWKKGLYYFYRSVEVNPEYGNPCNEIGILLLRMGRERESVFWLKKSLRCTLNDAPHISLFNLATLYKIWNRPERSLQYLHKAIVMKPDFEEAKRLREELNSAI; encoded by the coding sequence TTGGAAAACCTGACGCCTGAAGACAAACTTGAAGCATCTAAATTTTTTTATAGAACCGGCGATTTGGATCGTGCGGAATTCCTGCTGAAATCCTCTTTGGAAGATTCTGAAAGCCATGAGACCTATTTTTTTCTGGGTCTGATCGAAAACCAAAGAAGCAATTGGAAAAAAGGTCTGTATTATTTCTACCGTTCCGTAGAAGTGAATCCTGAATACGGAAATCCTTGCAACGAGATAGGGATCCTTCTCCTTCGTATGGGAAGAGAAAGAGAATCCGTTTTCTGGCTGAAAAAATCACTTCGTTGTACTTTGAACGACGCACCTCATATCTCTCTTTTTAACCTAGCTACTCTTTACAAGATCTGGAATCGTCCGGAAAGATCCTTGCAGTATTTGCATAAGGCAATCGTGATGAAGCCTGATTTTGAGGAAGCAAAACGTCTGAGAGAAGAGCTCAACTCTGCGATTTAA
- the trpB gene encoding tryptophan synthase subunit beta: MAKERSFTEKEGYFGDFGGRYSPEILTEALIELEDTYNKLRKNKKFQKDLEFYRRNYIGRPSPLTYAEKLTKAWGGAKIWLKREDLNHTGAHKINNTVGQALIAKAMGKRRIIAETGAGQHGVATATVGALFEFETAIFMGEEDLRRQKLNAIRMQMLGAKVIGVSSGTATLKDATSEAMRDWALNVSNTHYIVGSVIGPHPFPTIVRDFQKVVGEESKKQFKKENDKLPDAIVACVGGGSNAMGMFYGFLNDKKVKLYGVEAGGRGPSPGEHSATMLFGKTGFLHGTKTLVIQDDGGQVVPAHSVSAGLDYPGVGPEHAYLHSSGRVKYETVSDQGALDAFMEVCRVEGIIPALETAHAFRFAKDLAKELGKKKDILICLSGRGDKDVAEVARLVGLMQGDSI, from the coding sequence ATGGCTAAAGAACGCAGCTTCACTGAAAAAGAAGGATACTTCGGAGATTTTGGAGGAAGATATTCCCCTGAGATCCTGACCGAAGCCCTGATCGAGTTGGAAGATACTTACAATAAACTCCGTAAGAATAAAAAATTCCAAAAGGATCTGGAGTTTTATAGAAGGAATTATATCGGAAGACCTTCCCCTCTTACCTATGCGGAGAAGCTAACCAAGGCCTGGGGTGGAGCTAAAATCTGGCTGAAGCGAGAAGACCTGAACCATACCGGCGCTCATAAGATCAATAATACGGTTGGCCAAGCGCTTATCGCAAAGGCAATGGGCAAACGTAGGATCATCGCAGAAACAGGAGCAGGGCAACATGGTGTCGCAACTGCAACCGTTGGTGCATTATTCGAATTTGAAACCGCCATTTTTATGGGAGAAGAAGATCTTCGCCGTCAAAAACTGAATGCGATCCGTATGCAGATGCTTGGTGCAAAGGTGATCGGAGTTTCTTCCGGGACTGCAACTTTAAAGGATGCTACTTCCGAAGCGATGAGGGATTGGGCATTAAATGTTTCTAATACTCATTATATCGTAGGTTCGGTGATCGGGCCTCATCCTTTTCCGACCATCGTTAGAGATTTCCAAAAAGTGGTTGGAGAAGAGTCCAAAAAGCAGTTTAAAAAAGAGAACGATAAACTTCCGGATGCTATTGTCGCCTGTGTAGGCGGCGGTTCAAACGCGATGGGAATGTTTTACGGATTTCTAAATGATAAAAAAGTAAAACTATACGGTGTGGAAGCCGGAGGAAGAGGACCTTCTCCCGGAGAACATTCCGCTACTATGCTTTTTGGTAAAACGGGATTTTTACACGGGACCAAGACTCTCGTTATCCAAGACGATGGGGGGCAGGTAGTTCCGGCGCATTCCGTTTCTGCCGGATTGGATTATCCAGGCGTGGGACCTGAACATGCTTATTTACATTCTTCCGGAAGAGTAAAATACGAAACGGTTTCCGACCAGGGAGCCTTGGACGCATTCATGGAAGTTTGTAGGGTAGAAGGTATCATCCCTGCATTAGAAACTGCTCATGCTTTCCGATTTGCCAAGGATCTTGCAAAAGAACTCGGAAAGAAAAAAGACATTCTGATCTGTCTTTCCGGAAGAGGAGACAAGGACGTAGCAGAAGTAGCGAGACTCGTTGGTCTTATGCAAGGAGATTCGATTTGA
- a CDS encoding PP2C family protein-serine/threonine phosphatase — MKAKIKRSARQFRIGLSRLGEFVLGPTDRFVMKHRVLNGMLLAGIAAMGIGLTSEFFREGFETGGLVGLWIAFVFSIIFYYLARFKSQFRWLVAPTFIVGAISTFLQIQYSGGIISANIMLLIPLLILYMLVLGQKYDWVAIIFFIAALMGINFLQDIRPGWFSDYSSARARSEDFFITGISALVVTGLMLRALNRSYEDAISEVSRLKDQQDGDYFLTSLLIRPLAGIRIQSKTIQFRSYIKQKKTFTFKNKAHELGGDICVSDHIILRGRSYCVFANGDAMGKSMQGAGGVLVFGTALRALIERTNRDGTLSEYFPERWLRTALNDLNNVFEGFEGSMSMSLVLGLVDEENGFLYYINAEHPFLIRLRAGRARFLSEEATNFKLGFRKEKARIETCWIQPGDIIIIGSDGRDDIAIGYDASDIRIINQDHTAILDQVEECDGNLEQIGKGLQEKGELTDDLSLLSIEFHPNSVKDEKAILQKLAEPLQLLEKNETFAALTYLKKEAELNPNSPTVWNLLYRAYSELEMHAEAARAAENFGNVQPSGLQMILNSAIQYSKAGLIEEAIDMAERIYSRKPEVIPVLKLLVRLYRKSNHMQRAEGYQQEISLLQNSTAKE; from the coding sequence ATGAAAGCGAAAATTAAAAGATCTGCCCGTCAATTTCGGATTGGCTTATCGCGGTTGGGAGAATTTGTTCTCGGACCGACGGACCGTTTTGTTATGAAACATCGTGTTCTGAACGGGATGCTTCTAGCCGGGATTGCTGCTATGGGGATAGGCTTAACCTCGGAGTTCTTTCGGGAAGGATTCGAGACCGGCGGCTTAGTGGGACTTTGGATCGCTTTCGTCTTTTCGATTATATTTTATTATCTGGCTCGATTCAAGAGTCAATTCAGATGGCTGGTCGCACCAACCTTCATCGTAGGCGCAATTAGCACTTTTCTCCAAATTCAATACAGTGGAGGAATTATCAGTGCGAACATAATGCTATTAATTCCCTTGCTGATCTTATACATGCTTGTTCTAGGGCAAAAATATGATTGGGTGGCAATTATATTCTTTATTGCAGCGCTCATGGGTATAAATTTTCTACAGGATATTAGGCCAGGATGGTTTTCAGACTATTCTAGTGCTCGAGCGCGAAGCGAAGATTTTTTCATTACAGGAATTTCAGCATTAGTAGTCACGGGATTAATGTTACGCGCTTTGAATCGTTCTTATGAAGATGCCATAAGCGAAGTTAGCCGACTTAAGGACCAACAAGACGGCGACTATTTTCTGACATCACTTTTGATCCGACCATTAGCAGGCATTAGGATCCAATCGAAAACGATCCAATTTCGTTCCTACATAAAACAGAAAAAAACTTTTACATTTAAAAATAAAGCGCATGAACTTGGAGGAGATATTTGTGTATCGGATCATATCATCTTGCGTGGACGCAGCTATTGCGTGTTTGCAAACGGGGATGCTATGGGAAAATCTATGCAAGGTGCCGGAGGAGTTCTGGTTTTTGGGACCGCTCTACGGGCATTAATCGAAAGGACAAATCGAGATGGAACTCTGTCGGAGTATTTTCCTGAACGCTGGCTTCGTACGGCTCTAAACGATCTAAATAATGTTTTTGAAGGCTTTGAAGGTTCTATGTCTATGTCCTTGGTGTTGGGATTAGTAGACGAAGAAAACGGATTTCTTTATTATATAAATGCTGAGCATCCCTTTTTGATTCGATTACGTGCAGGGAGAGCAAGATTTCTTTCGGAAGAAGCCACAAATTTCAAATTGGGGTTTCGCAAGGAAAAGGCAAGAATCGAAACCTGTTGGATCCAACCGGGAGATATTATTATTATAGGTTCGGACGGACGGGACGATATCGCTATAGGTTATGACGCATCGGATATACGGATCATTAATCAAGATCATACTGCCATTCTTGATCAAGTGGAAGAGTGCGACGGAAATCTAGAACAAATCGGGAAGGGACTTCAAGAAAAAGGAGAACTCACTGATGATCTTTCTCTGCTAAGTATTGAATTTCATCCAAATAGTGTAAAAGATGAAAAAGCGATATTACAAAAGCTTGCAGAACCGTTACAACTTTTAGAGAAAAATGAAACCTTTGCAGCCCTTACTTATTTAAAAAAAGAAGCAGAGTTAAATCCGAATTCCCCCACCGTTTGGAATTTACTTTATCGGGCTTATAGTGAATTGGAAATGCATGCTGAAGCTGCCCGAGCCGCTGAGAATTTCGGAAATGTGCAACCGTCCGGTCTGCAAATGATCCTAAACAGCGCCATTCAATATTCTAAAGCCGGTCTGATCGAAGAAGCAATCGATATGGCTGAACGCATTTACAGTCGAAAACCGGAAGTGATTCCAGTTCTGAAGTTACTCGTACGCCTTTACAGAAAATCCAATCATATGCAGCGAGCGGAAGGATACCAACAGGAAATCTCCCTTCTGCAAAATTCAACAGCAAAGGAATGA
- the dxs gene encoding 1-deoxy-D-xylulose-5-phosphate synthase — translation MQQEDSLLNGIRLPADLRKLPLEELPKLCSEIRNYIIDTLSGIGGHFASNLGVVELTVALHYVFETPKDRLIWDVGHQTYPHKILTGRKEKLSTVRKFKGLSGFPKREESVYDLYNTGHAGTSISQGLGEAVARDLTGKDYSVAAIIGDASIATGMALEAMNHAGHLKKDLLVVLNDNYMSISKNVGSISNYLNNIISSHFYLNWKRIFYTFLKWFPIVGPAMESFFKKVEKGFKDVFTPGGLFEDLGFIYIGPEDGHDVIRLVKMLRKIKTMKGPVLFHTITQKGKGYVPAEKDPIKYHGVTPFRKEDGAMESADSSKISYSKIVGKVLSDLTEKNPRIAAVTPAMIEGSGLGEYVTKFPDHVYDVGIAEQHSVAFAGAMTNGDVIPYMCIYSTFLTRGMDQLVEDVSLMNLPVRFVIDRAGCVGPDGETHQGLFDLSYLLSLPNMDVFVPSSGQDLVDSLRYMEHYDKSPIAIRFPKANVELSGLDFSTEKDLKPGSFRVLQRGTDIALLSIGSMLEEAKKATSLLEQEGYSVTLIDLVWLRPLGKEALDEELSHVRHFVILDESYLDGGASGYLLNRISPEYLGRFIKTFAFPSEAIHHGERKEIFAEYGLDAQSISKFLRENVKKEVLHGKRN, via the coding sequence ATGCAACAGGAAGATTCGTTATTGAACGGGATCCGCCTTCCGGCGGATCTCAGAAAACTGCCTCTCGAGGAACTGCCTAAACTCTGTTCCGAGATCCGAAATTATATCATCGATACTCTCTCCGGGATCGGAGGGCATTTCGCAAGTAACCTGGGAGTTGTGGAACTCACAGTCGCTTTACATTATGTTTTTGAAACTCCAAAAGACAGACTTATTTGGGATGTAGGACATCAAACCTATCCCCATAAGATCCTCACAGGCAGAAAAGAAAAACTTTCCACTGTCCGGAAATTCAAAGGACTTTCCGGATTTCCTAAAAGAGAAGAATCCGTTTACGATCTATACAATACTGGCCACGCGGGCACTTCTATTTCGCAAGGCTTAGGAGAAGCTGTAGCAAGAGATCTAACCGGAAAAGATTACTCGGTCGCAGCAATTATCGGGGATGCGTCCATAGCCACTGGAATGGCGCTGGAAGCGATGAACCATGCAGGGCATCTTAAAAAAGATCTGCTCGTGGTGTTAAACGACAATTATATGTCGATCTCCAAGAATGTCGGATCCATCTCCAACTATCTGAATAATATCATCAGCTCCCATTTTTATCTGAACTGGAAAAGGATCTTTTACACTTTTCTAAAATGGTTCCCAATCGTGGGGCCTGCTATGGAGAGTTTTTTTAAAAAGGTGGAAAAAGGTTTCAAAGACGTTTTCACACCAGGCGGTCTATTCGAGGATCTAGGTTTCATTTATATAGGGCCTGAAGACGGTCATGATGTGATCCGTCTAGTGAAGATGCTTAGAAAGATCAAGACTATGAAAGGGCCTGTCCTTTTCCATACAATCACCCAAAAGGGAAAAGGTTACGTTCCTGCGGAGAAAGACCCGATCAAATACCATGGAGTAACGCCATTCCGTAAGGAAGATGGGGCTATGGAATCTGCCGATTCTTCTAAAATTTCTTACTCTAAGATCGTGGGTAAGGTGCTTTCCGACTTAACCGAAAAGAATCCTCGTATTGCTGCAGTTACACCTGCAATGATAGAAGGTTCCGGACTCGGGGAATATGTTACCAAATTCCCGGACCATGTTTACGATGTGGGGATTGCAGAGCAGCACTCTGTCGCTTTTGCAGGAGCAATGACGAACGGGGATGTGATCCCTTATATGTGTATTTATTCTACGTTCTTGACCAGAGGAATGGACCAATTGGTAGAAGATGTTTCTCTCATGAACCTTCCTGTTCGCTTTGTGATAGATAGGGCAGGTTGTGTCGGGCCGGATGGAGAGACCCACCAAGGATTATTCGATCTAAGTTACCTTCTATCTTTACCGAATATGGATGTGTTTGTGCCTTCTTCCGGACAGGACCTGGTGGATTCACTTCGTTATATGGAGCATTATGATAAGTCTCCGATCGCGATCCGATTCCCCAAAGCAAATGTGGAACTTTCCGGTTTGGATTTTAGCACAGAGAAGGATCTAAAACCCGGAAGTTTTAGAGTATTACAACGAGGAACGGATATCGCTCTTCTTTCCATAGGTTCCATGTTGGAAGAAGCCAAGAAGGCAACGAGCCTCTTGGAGCAAGAGGGATATTCGGTCACATTGATCGACCTGGTTTGGTTGAGACCTCTTGGAAAGGAGGCTCTGGACGAAGAACTTTCCCATGTTCGTCATTTTGTGATCTTGGACGAGAGCTATCTAGACGGAGGAGCTTCCGGATATTTGCTGAACCGGATCTCGCCTGAGTATCTAGGACGTTTTATTAAAACATTCGCATTCCCTTCCGAGGCCATCCACCACGGGGAGAGAAAGGAAATTTTTGCGGAGTACGGTTTGGATGCTCAGAGTATCTCCAAGTTTCTCCGGGAAAATGTAAAGAAGGAAGTCCTACACGGAAAACGGAATTAA
- the trpA gene encoding tryptophan synthase subunit alpha, with product MSAIKSVFSDSKSAFIPYISLGDPNYDLCVDWADALIRGGADILELGIPFSDPVADGPVIQKAFKRALANPFSMDIILEITEKIHSLHPHIPLVYLTYFNPIFHYGFEKFAEKAKIAGIQGMIIPDLPYDTPETDELFNSLKRRGVDLIHLVTPATPLSRMKGIRDFASGFIYYVTSYGVTGERKSISADLEERIKITKEIISLPVSAGFGISAPDQAKEISQYADGIIIGSAVQRIIEENGSNPSLCRKKLEEYAQSISGSLRGKNS from the coding sequence TTGAGCGCGATCAAGAGCGTTTTTTCAGATTCCAAAAGCGCATTCATTCCTTATATTTCTCTTGGAGATCCGAACTACGATCTATGTGTGGATTGGGCGGATGCTCTCATCAGAGGTGGGGCCGATATTTTAGAACTCGGGATCCCATTCTCCGATCCTGTGGCGGACGGGCCAGTGATCCAAAAGGCATTCAAACGTGCTCTTGCAAATCCGTTTTCCATGGATATAATTTTAGAAATCACGGAGAAGATACATTCTTTACATCCTCACATTCCCCTAGTGTATCTAACGTATTTCAATCCTATCTTTCATTACGGTTTTGAAAAGTTTGCGGAGAAGGCAAAGATCGCGGGTATACAAGGTATGATCATTCCAGATCTTCCGTATGATACCCCCGAAACCGACGAATTATTCAATTCCTTGAAAAGAAGAGGAGTGGATCTGATCCATTTGGTAACTCCTGCGACTCCTTTGAGTCGTATGAAGGGAATTCGTGACTTTGCTTCTGGATTTATCTACTATGTAACTTCTTATGGAGTGACTGGTGAAAGAAAATCCATCTCTGCCGATCTGGAAGAAAGGATCAAAATCACTAAAGAAATTATTTCCCTTCCTGTGAGCGCCGGATTTGGGATCTCCGCTCCGGATCAGGCGAAAGAAATTTCTCAGTACGCGGATGGGATCATCATAGGTTCTGCGGTGCAAAGGATCATAGAAGAGAATGGTTCTAATCCTAGTCTTTGCAGAAAGAAATTGGAAGAATATGCACAATCGATTTCCGGTTCTTTGAGAGGAAAAAACAGCTAA
- a CDS encoding NAD-dependent epimerase/dehydratase family protein — protein MKKLVIGSTGFMGSSIVRELLKDGEEVKILLVKDRPTRSNTPKLDVEKVYGDIRDGNSIEKALKGCDTLYLAAAYNGHWAPNPKTFYEINVDGTKTTLKTALKVGLKKVVYTSSNNAVAASGPVVANEEKTFNFWKAKDHYTMSKYIAENEARILAMKGLPIVIVNPTLVIGENDSTPSPSGRTIIDVIKNKMPGYIDGGLNIIDVEDVARGHVLAAKKGKVGERYLLGNTNITVRDYLKLIAGIAGVKPPSLKLPFKLALTLGHIFEFVSSITKKPPLVTASEVRIAEMTEWYDCSKAVNELGLPQTPIDVTIRKTINWFRENGYIRK, from the coding sequence GTGAAAAAACTTGTCATCGGATCAACAGGGTTTATGGGCTCTTCAATCGTAAGAGAATTACTTAAAGATGGAGAAGAAGTAAAAATACTGTTAGTAAAAGACCGCCCTACTCGCAGCAACACCCCTAAGCTTGATGTCGAGAAAGTATATGGTGATATTCGAGACGGGAATTCAATAGAAAAAGCTCTTAAAGGTTGCGACACTCTATATTTAGCGGCCGCATACAATGGACATTGGGCCCCAAATCCTAAAACATTCTATGAGATTAATGTGGATGGAACAAAAACAACACTCAAGACGGCCCTGAAGGTAGGATTAAAGAAAGTTGTCTATACTAGCTCAAACAATGCGGTAGCTGCAAGCGGACCTGTAGTTGCGAATGAAGAGAAAACTTTCAATTTTTGGAAAGCAAAAGACCACTATACGATGTCCAAATATATCGCCGAAAACGAAGCAAGAATTCTTGCGATGAAAGGACTTCCGATTGTAATCGTAAATCCTACTTTAGTCATAGGCGAGAATGATAGTACACCATCTCCTTCTGGGAGAACAATTATAGACGTTATTAAAAATAAAATGCCAGGCTATATTGACGGAGGGTTAAATATTATTGATGTAGAGGATGTGGCCCGCGGTCATGTCCTAGCCGCCAAAAAAGGAAAGGTGGGTGAAAGATACCTTTTAGGAAATACAAACATTACGGTTCGCGACTATTTAAAACTCATCGCGGGGATTGCAGGTGTAAAACCTCCATCTCTTAAACTTCCTTTTAAATTAGCGCTTACGCTTGGACATATATTCGAGTTCGTTTCTTCTATAACCAAAAAGCCTCCCTTGGTTACAGCGAGTGAAGTAAGGATCGCTGAGATGACTGAATGGTATGACTGTTCCAAGGCGGTTAACGAACTCGGGCTTCCTCAAACCCCGATCGATGTAACTATTAGAAAGACGATAAATTGGTTTCGAGAAAACGGATACATTCGAAAGTAA